From the Brassica napus cultivar Da-Ae chromosome A8, Da-Ae, whole genome shotgun sequence genome, one window contains:
- the LOC106389474 gene encoding 60S ribosomal protein L39-1 has product MPSHKSFMIKKKLAKKMRQNRPIPHWIRLRTDNTIRYNAKRRHWRRTKLGF; this is encoded by the exons CCGTCCCACAAGTcgttcatgatcaagaagaagctTGCCAAGAAAATGAGACAGAACAGGCCTATTCCTCACTGGATTCGTCTCCGTACCGACAACACCATCAG GTACAATGCCAAGCGCAGACACTGGCGTAGAACCAAGCTTGGATTCTAA